The DNA window TTCTTACCTGCATGGATGGACCGGATGATGTTCTTCCCAGCCTCCACAAATGAGACCAGTGCCATCATGACCCCCATGGTGCTAGAGAGGGCCTCCTCTGTGCCATAGCGCGAGTAGATGGGTTTACCAGCTTCGCtcagcacaaacacatgcttTCTGTGGCTACGCCATGCCTCGCTTGACACATCCTCCTCTTTAATTCTGCTTTCAGGTTGTTCCTCCTCATTCCGTTCCTTCTGCACCTTCACAAGAGGCTCCTCCTGAACATACTCTCCTGCCAACACGGTCTGTATCTCCTCTGCACATTCCCCGAAATCCACCTGATCAGAGCCTTTATTGAGCTCTGTCTCAGTCTGCTCCTCACTTTCAGCAGTCAAGTCCTCAAATGACTGGGAATGGACAAACATGGCACTCTGCTGGCCGGCACCTGTGGAGATTCAGATTTTGTTGTTAACACAATCCAAATGAACagatcttttatttattttttacttgacTGTGaaataaactgtaatttcacTCTTGCCTAATTAAAATAGGAAAAAATGTAGTCTTGTTCCCATCCATTCAACCTTActgtaaaaatacattttcctgaTTTCAATGGGAAACTTCAAACAGAGCCAAGATATCATGGGGGGATGAGTATAGCGAGGTGGTAtttttgactgcagatcaagaggtcccaggtccaAATCCTCCTTTGTACATTACTTTAAATGAAAGTGTATgtttaaatgaatacattgtatCACTTAATTATGCCATGAGTTTGAAACTAATAAGGACATTTCCCCTTGACTTTGTCACACTAATGTCATGTTTTCTCCAAAGCATATCATAATCATTAGCTTAAACATTCTTACAACTCACACTTGCCAAGCAAGAAGCACATTCTAGCTGAGCAAATCAAACAAAGGCCTCTGTTGAAATACCATCCATTACCAATTGTTTTAAATCCAGAGAATACGATATGCAAAGAATACATTGTGCTATTGTGCACATTTCTGCACACTCTCTGCCAACAAGAACACTGATGGTTTGTTCATCAAGAACCCTATTCACGGTGGATTCTTGGCTAAAGCTGTGTAGAAGTGGCTGCACGGAACACTGTCACATGATAACATGTAGTAACTGGCAACTGCATTGGCAATTCCAGGCGTGTCTTTCTTGGAATTTTGACAACAAGCTGTGAATTAAGTGAACTGTGTCATCAATTTGTTTCTGTCGTGTTGTGCTATGCATGATGTATTCTATTTGTAAGATAAAGTTTGCTTGTGAGATAGTTTTTGATAAGTTCATAAAACTGAAGCTGTTTCCACTTATATTTGGGAGGGATGTGTCCAGTTGTATATTGCTCCAAATCCTTAAAACAGAACTATGTAGTacagctagctagtctagcctACTGTTTTATGGTTGAGGGGAGGAAGTCTCTTGATTGGTCAAGTCATCAAATCCATTATCATTCTAGCAATGTAATATAGCAATGTCTTGCAATCAGACGAATGTCAATCTCACCTGGTTCTGTCCCCTCCACCAGGCCCGGTGTGGGGCTGTCAGACCTCTCATTACGGAGACGGTCCACTGGAGTCAGGGAGCCATTCAAGTTATCCCATGCCACACCCTTGTTGTGGACCTCTCCAGCCATCACTGCAAGCCAATACAGGGACTTTCACCTGTAACATTTGACACCATGTCAAAGATTGTAAACATAAGGTACAAAGTTCAACAATTTACATTAGTAGGAAGCTAGCCatttttgaagaagaaaaaactgcaGAGGTTAAATGTCAAATTAACTCACTTTCTAAAAAGTCTACTTTACAGTTTCGAGTAACACACCACTGGCCAAGCTAGCTACCGTACTGTAGCGCTACTAGTGCTAGTCTCGCTAACCTACTCTCAATCGGCACTGTTCACATGACGTTCACATAATCACATTTCATAAAGTCAGTTTTGTCTTGCTAAATATAATCACACGACTAGATAGATTTGAACAATTCATAAACAGTACCATTACCTTTCATTATTGCGAAAATAGTATTTTGGTGTTAAAATAATTCACTCATGTTTTTGCTAGCGCAGGTAAAATGTAATTTGACGTCGTCTACGGACCACTATCAAGTGGAATTGTGggaaatgagtgtgtgtttgcaaagccAAATTGAAACTGTGGTTCTATTCTGTTAGAAGCTTTGGTTCTCCAACGGTTTCCTTAACTAAATTGCTATTACTGTAGCAATGCAACTGCGTCATCATTTTCGTAAAATATTACCGGTGAGGATATTATAATTCTCAACTGTGAGCAGTTGCATAACTGACCAGACGTAGTTATAAAACCTTATCAATAAGGTTGCATGTTTATAGTCTTGAACGCACTCTCTTAGTTTAAACCAAGCGCGCCGTAATGGATCTAGCAATCTAGTTTATGTCGCCTGCACTGCACTAAaccaaaatattttatttaaatataaCTAACGTGACTAGTAAGATGCTGAATGTTGGAGACCGATGGGTTGTCTAAATATAAATGATTGGACTAGATATTATACTTAATTTTTTCGACTGAATTGCCATTTCTGTAAGTAGGCTACGTTTACCTAAAAAACCCAAGCCTGCTAGGCTACTAGTAGTAGTATTACACAGTATCTGGTTTTTGATTTTGTTGGACTAGCAAGCTTATTAGTAAACTTTCTAGAAATGGCTTTCACTAAAACATGTATGACAGAATTGCATTGCCAACAAGTGCATGTTTGGATCGTTTTATAAACctgttatgttttatttttataggCTGGCCATTAAAAAAATGCCTATTCGAGCCTACTGCACCATCTGCTCGGACTTCTTTGATCACTCGAGAGATGTTGCTGCCATCCATTGTGGGCACACTTTCCACTACGGCTGGTAAGTTAAGTGTCAGACACAGGTTAACCCCCGTCTGCTGCTTAATGATCGAATTTGTAAAATACATTATATTTTGAAAGTAATTTGAGAGTATAGACCCCTATGTCCATATTTGATTTATATAGTGAATTTATTAACTTTCTCTGATTTCAGTCTTCAACAGTGGTTTCAGACAGCCCCTCACAAGACCTGCCCCCAATGTAGAAAACAGGTATCTATCTTTATACTCATCTATTCCCCATGTAAACTGTTCTCACATCTCTCACTAAACAATCTGCCTGTCACAGCACCATTAATCTGTCTTGCTGTGTCTGTGGCTTGCCATCCCACAAAAAAAGTTCTGGTTTCGCCATTTGATGCCACCTAATACCACTTCTGCTGTGTATTGTGATTCTCCCATAGGTTAGCACGAGACACATTATTAATAAGCTCTTCTTCGATATTGGTGGAGAAGAAGAGAACTCATCCATAGATCCAGAGAGCTTACAGGTAATACTGAAAGTCTATGTACTAAGTATGTACAATTTACTTTCTAAATAAACCCTCATGTTTGTTAATGTTAAGTATGGTGTTTAATTTTATATCAAAAATTGACTTAGCTCTCAGaaatgtcattttattttcCTCCTTAGAATGAACTGAGTAGATTGAAAGCTACGTTAAGTGCTAACGGTAAGTACATGGTCAAACAAAAATCCATCACCACTTTTGGCTATGGTGATGCTTGATATGCAATTACATTTGTCTAACACTTTTTCTTGCTGAGTTATATAGAGGTTTAGCCATTATTAACTCCACTATGTCTGATCCCCAGAGGCTCACTGGAGTGACAGATGTAAAGAGGTAAACAAATTGAAGGAGACTGTGGAGAAGCAAAAGAAAGACCTGAATAATGTCCGAAAAGAGATTGAAGAAAAAGagatgctctgctctgctctcaagGTAAATTGCCATCTGTTTTTTGAGTGTGCTAAATTCACATGTGGAATAGTGTCAAAGTTATTTTCCAAACCATTCCAAAATATACTTACAACAAGTGTCTTATGTTAAACAGAAACAAATGAAGTACTTGGAAACCCAGCAGAAAGAAACACAGGCCGCCAAGGAGGAAGCTCGCAGACTCATGACCAAAATGAAAACTTATGAGAAGTACAGTATCATATAATGAACACACATTCACCAAGGCACACTGCTCTGTACAGTGTACAATGACGCATTTATACGGCGGATAACTTTTTACTTGTATTATAATTATCCAGATTTGATAATACCCCAGTTTACTCTCTAGAATCAAATCAATCTGTCTGATTTCAAACTGTTTGTTCAAATGAATGAAGAATAATCCTGGTGCTCTACTAACATAATCTGTCTGACCTCTCTTTAGTCTTGATGTGTTATTGCAAGGCCAGAGAGCCGAGGTAGAATCTATGATCACAGACATGGGTGtgggccaggctgctgtggAACAGCTCTCCATCTACTGCATCTCTCTCAAGAAGTAAGGACCTCCATCTCACCTGCAGCCAGCAAATGAGATCACTGTACACAGGACCTCCAGTATATCTAATGATCCACTGCCTGTTTTTTGTTTGCCCATGTCAGGGAGTATGACAACCTGAAAGGGAGCCTCAGATCTTCAAATGAAATGTGTGAAAAACTCAAACGAGAGGTTTTTACCTCAAACAACAAGGTAGCAATAAGACATGTAGAAATGACCTATTTTTTTACAAGGAAATCTCTATATCGTTGTTGacctacagttgtctatgcgatgtaaaaaatgtaatttttgTGTCTTGAATAGTCTTGGATGAATAGTGTTTCATGTATCTGCAGTTACAAAAAGCTACTATGGAAATGAACCGTACCAAGGAGGATATGAAGGCTGTTCAGAATGACCTAACAGGTGCTGATAAAGAGATCAGTGTAAGGCATTCTGCTGCATTTatgttttttatataaaaactgAGTGAATATCAGCATAATGCAAAAGATATGTGGTTTATTTGCTGTTTATTTTAATCGTTGGACAGAGTCTAAAAAAGAAAGTGGAAGTTCTTCAAAAGACACTGAGCACACCCACGCGCACAAATGAAGCCCTGAGTCGTCTCGTCTTCGAGAGGTTTGCTGCATCTCTGGAATATCCTCATGCCACAACGTGTTAAGTACATTCATGTCTAGATGTTTGTGTAAAAGTTACATTTGAATGTCTTTCAGCCCTGCTCCGATGAATCTTAAACAGCCCTATCTTCACCAGCCTGCCAACTGTGAGGACATTGACCTAAACATGACCTTTGACATTACCACCCCTGAGGCCGTGAGGCCAGTACAGGTCCCATCCAAAAAGATGCGCCTGGATCCTGGAGTGTGAGTAGGGTGTCATGGGAATACAAAAGTCCTAGTCATACTTTGTACCTAAATAAGTTTGATAAATTTGATACGGTTCAATTGTGTTGTTTTACAGGTCTTTATCTTCCAAACAGTGTGAAAGTAGCTCTTCTGGAAGCGAGGTAAGGTCATACATTTCCACCAACAGATTTTTGATCAATTCTCAAATGTTCAAAGTAAgttttgtgtaaatgtgtggaCATGCAATACATCAGCTGGGGTATTGGGTGTTCTACTCAGGTTAGAGACGAAGAGGATCCATTCTTCCGGAACTCGCTCCTCTTCAGGAAGAAGATGTTTGGTAGCATGTTAGATCCTCAGAGGAGTAGACAAGGGGTGGTATGTGTCACACAATCAGAGGATCCTTCCTTTTACTGTTCTCACCATCCCTATAATCATACACTCCTACCTATGTCTGTGCTATGGCCCCACTCGCACAAGAACAggtgttgttgttttctttcaatTGTCTGTTTTGAACCTTATTCTGTGATACAATTCTGTTTCAGATGAGGAGTGGCTATGATGGTCTGGGTGGACGGACTAAGTTCATTCAACCTGTATCCTTTTACCCAATAATTTTACTTTTAAAGGATATCTTCCAGTATACTAGTGCAAGTGATTAGGTTTTTACACATCTAGCTACAGGTTAATGACACATAGTGACTACATCAGGCTGTAACAGGTTATATAGCAGGACAGAAAACTACTCCGATCATCATTTGCGTAAGTGCGATTTTAATTCCTTAATGCTCTGCTCTACATAAGTCTCCTTTGTCTGAGATCCGTCCACTCATCATGAAGGGCAAAAGGAAGAAGGTGTCCCGCCCCGCTCCTCCCAAGCTCCCCAGCTGCCTGACCCTTGACAGTTTCCTGGAATGAACCCTGACTAGTCTATATTCTGTTCTCAGTTTGCGAAATATCTTTGCTTCTGAACTGAATGCTTCTGAAACATTTACAAATTGAAGTGAGAAATCTTCCTTTATGCGGTGTTCCAAGGGGATTATCAGCATTATTATGTTGATAATATTTCCTGTACACCTGCCTCtattttttgaaatgttttttgtaGATATACTTCTATTATGAAATTGCATTTTTTTATGTTaaataaattatgttttctAATCTTTGTAGTTTGTTGTTGGTCATACATATCAGGCTGTAAACATTCTTAAAAAATGTGCACAGTGCAGGTCATCTGGTGCCTGTGTAGTTTTTCTCCTGCAGAGGGTGATGTTTGCATAAATGTTTCACAGGATAAAAGCAAAGACCAAGCTGTACTGTATGTAGTGTACATCATGTAAAGGTACATTTTTTCATAATGTCAGTCAACAATAATTTAGTTTCATACACACTTTCTGAAAACCTGAGTGACATTTAATggcaaaacaaaatatataaaagacAGCAAACAAGTGTTTTGAAGTGATCTACTTCCACAATTAAAATATATTGTAATCCCTCCCCTTAACCTCCATATGCAAGGAGTGTAAACACAACTGGGTTTAAATCTTTCATGAAAGTTACTTAataaaatgtttgtattttaattGTGGGACAAAATGAAATGTCCATATGCTTTTTATTAGTAAGAAGTTTGTCTTCCTTTGggcaatttaaaaaaataaagttaTCTACCTTCTAAGCCACACTTTAAAGACATTATTATAGACAATATGAGGAAATGCCATGCATTGTTGCCCATAGTAGTTCTGATTGGGAAGCTTTAGGGAACACTGTATCCTGATTGTGATCACTTGTATCCTGTTTAGAGTGTTGTCAGTTGTTAGGATTGTCAGAACTGTATTCAATTATCCTTTAATTACCACAGTAGAATAGAAAAACTAGTTTCCCCAATGTAATCAGTAAAAAAATACAGTATTGtccatacacacaacacagacaaaaCCATGCAGTGCTGTTTGACATACATAATATACTAGACACAAAATTGTAATTGCATCCATAAGAGATTCCACTAAACATCTTCCAGAAGGGTAAAGGTAATTATTTAATTGACCATTTGTAATTGTCCTTGCACAAAATTGCATTATGTGATTGTTACAATCCAAGCAAAGCTGTCTAACATGTTCCAAGCAGTCTGTTCAGGATGATGGAGCAGTTCAGTGTGTAGAGGTTCATGAAGAAAGTCCATCAAATCAGATCACCAGTGACGTTGACAGAAAACATGCTTATGTTAATGCACAGCTCTTGTGCTGCCCAGTGTTTGGAAAAGATGGTATTCTCTGTATGAGAGATAATTCTCTTTAAAACCAATTGGCAAAGAACCCACTTCTCCATCATCTTAGGTGTCTGGATGTTCAGTCCTCTTGACCCCAAGGTTATCTGAAGTGATAGAAGACAGATAGAAGATCAATAATGCTATAATTCAAATGTAACCATTTATTTAAAATACTTCCCAACAAACCCAGGTTGCAGTGTGCATGGACATCTCCTCAGCTTTACTCACTGTGATCTGTCAGGCTCTATTTTAGACCCGTTTGGCTTGTCGTTGGACTTCTGAGACAGCTGGGTGGACACTGTGGCGGCCTGCGCTACAGCCTTGAAGCTGCGCTTGCGTTTCTGCACATTCTGCTCAGGGTGGAAGATGATGACGTATGCTTTGGGGATATAGAGCATGCCCAAGGACACGGTGGCACTAAGGCTCATGGACACCGTCAGGGTGGTGGTCTGGATGAACATCTGCATCAGAAGGAAAACCATTCATGCTTTTTATATAGGGTTATACATATCTATACTTCAGAAAATAGCCTCACATCAGTATCAGTTCAATCCACAATCGATGACGTTGGTCTCATGTAGGGCATCAAAATATGAGTGATGAAATATATCTGGTATATAGAATACAGGCTTCATGCATTCATGTAATTGCGCGGAGGGTATGTTTAATGTTCAGGATTAATGATTTATGACCTTGAGTGT is part of the Hypomesus transpacificus isolate Combined female chromosome 9, fHypTra1, whole genome shotgun sequence genome and encodes:
- the LOC124471071 gene encoding E3 ubiquitin-protein ligase TRAIP; amino-acid sequence: MPIRAYCTICSDFFDHSRDVAAIHCGHTFHYGCLQQWFQTAPHKTCPQCRKQVSTRHIINKLFFDIGGEEENSSIDPESLQNELSRLKATLSANEAHWSDRCKEVNKLKETVEKQKKDLNNVRKEIEEKEMLCSALKKQMKYLETQQKETQAAKEEARRLMTKMKTYENLDVLLQGQRAEVESMITDMGVGQAAVEQLSIYCISLKKEYDNLKGSLRSSNEMCEKLKREVFTSNNKLQKATMEMNRTKEDMKAVQNDLTGADKEISSLKKKVEVLQKTLSTPTRTNEALSRLVFESPAPMNLKQPYLHQPANCEDIDLNMTFDITTPEAVRPVQVPSKKMRLDPGVSLSSKQCESSSSGSEVRDEEDPFFRNSLLFRKKMFGSMLDPQRSRQGVMRSGYDGLGGRTKFIQPSPLSEIRPLIMKGKRKKVSRPAPPKLPSCLTLDSFLE